In the Cellulomonas sp. C5510 genome, CGTGCCGATCGAGATCGCGACATCCCCGGCGACCATGCCGAGCCCGAGCGCCGCCGCGGCGTTGTCGCCGGCGCCGGACCCGAGCAGCGCGCCCTCGCGCACCGGACCGCCGGCGCCCGCGCGCCCCGCTGCCTCGTGCGGCGCGACGACCCGCGGCAGCGCGGCGTCGTGCCCGAGGCCGAGCTCGAGCAGGTCGCGGCGGTAGTCCTCGGTGAACGGCGACCAGTAGCCGGTGCCGGACGCGTCGGACCGGTCGGTGGCGAGCGCGGCGAGGTCGGCGGCACCCGGCCCGTGACCGGCGAGGCGCCAGGTCAGCCAGTCGTGGGGGAGCGCGACGGCGGCCACCCGGGCGGCGGCGTCGGGCTCGTGGTCGCGCAGCCAGCGCAGCTTGGTGACGGTCAGCGACGCCACCGGCACGGAGCCGATCGCGTCGGCCCACGCCTGCGGCCCGCCGAGCTCGCCGATCAGGTCGAGCGCCGCCTGGGCCGAGCGGGTGTCGTTCCAGAGCAGGGCGTCGCGCACGACCTCCCCGTCGGCGTCGAGCGTGACCATGCCGTGCTGCTGCCCGCCGACCGCGACCGCGTCGACGTCGTCCAGCCCGCCGGCGTCGCGGACGGCCGTCTGCAGGGCGTCCCACCAGTGCCGGGGGTCGATCTCGGTGCCGTCCGGGTGCGAGGCGCGGCCGGTGCGCACGAGCGCCCCGGTCTCGGCGTCGCGCACGACGACCTTGCAGGACTGGGTGGAGGAGTCCACCCCGGCGACGAGTGCCATGGGATGCGTCCTTGCTGTGCTGTGGGGGTCGGGCGGGGGAGCGGGGAACCGCCGAGGGCGGGCACGACGTCGGACGTCGTGCCCGCCCTCGGCAGCAGGGTGTGCGTGTGCTCAGCGGGCGCCGAGCGCGTGCTCCAGCGCGAGCTGGTTGAGGCGGACGAAGCCGAAGCCGCGCGCCGCGACGCCGTCGACGTCGAAGTCCTCGAACGCCGAGCGGTCGGCCAGCAGGTCGGCCAGGGTCTCGCCCTCGCCGAGCGTCGGCTGGGCCAGCTCGAGCACGCCGGACGCCTCGAGGGCCTCCTGGACCTCCGGGTCCGCGCGGAACGCCTGCGCGCGCTCCTTGAGGATCAGGTAGGTGTCCATGTTCGCCTTGGCCGAGGCCCACACGCCGTCGAAGTCCTCGGTGCGGGACGGCTTGTAGTCGAAGTGGCGCGGGCCGTCGTAGCGCGGGCCGCCGGCCGGGAAGCCGTTCTCGATGAGGTCGACGGTCGCGAACGCGGAGAACAGGTCGCCGTGCCCGAACACCAGGTCCTGGTCGTACTTGATGGAGCGCTGGCCGTTGAGGTCGATGTGGAACAGCTTGCCGGCCCACAGCGCCTCGGCGATGCCGGACGTGTAGTTCAGGCCCGCCATCTGCTCGTGGCCGGTCTCCGGGTTCAGGCCGACGATGTCGCCGTGCTCGAGCTTGGCGATGAGGCCGAGCGCGTGGCCGATCGTCGGGAGCAGGATGTCGCCGCGGGGCTCGTTCGGCTTCGGCTCGATGGCGATCCGCAGGCCGTAGCCCTTCTCCTTGATGTACGCGGCGACGGTGTCGATGCCCTCGGCGTACCGGTCGTGCGCGGCGTTGAGGTCCTTGGCCGAGTCGTACTCGGCGCCCTCGCGCCCGCCCCACATGACGAAGGTGTCGGCACCGAGCTCGGCGGCGAGGTCGACGTTGCGGATGACCTTGCGCAGGCCGTAGCGGCGGACGCGGCGGTCGTTCGAGGTGAACGCGCCGTCCTTAAAGATCGGGTGGCTGAACGTGTTGGTCGTGACCATCTCGACCGTGATGCCGGTGTCCGCGAGCGCCTGCTTGAAGCGGGCGAGGATGCGGTCGCGCTCGGCGGCGTCGGAGCCGAACGGCACCACGTCGTCGTCGTGGAAGGTCACGTGCGCGGCGCCGAGCTCCGCGAGCTTGTGGACGGACTCCACCGGGTCGAGCCACGGACGGCTGGCCGAGCCGAACTGGTCCTGGGCGTTCCAGCCGACGGTCCAGAGACCGAAGGAGAACTTGTCGGCGGGGGTGGGCGTGCGCACCATCGGGGTTCACTCCTCATCGAAGAACACGGCGACCGCTGCGGACACTGCGAGCACAGCGGGTTTGTCTTGTGGATGAACTTATCGCCGGAACCGGCTAGGGTCAACCGCGTGACCGACCCCGCCGCCGACCCCGCCGCGCCGCCCGCCGGCGTGCCGCTCGGCGCGGTCGCACCACCCCCGTCCGGGACCGTGGCCCGCCGGCGGTCGCCCGCGCGCCCCGCCCGGCAGGGGTCGCTGCGGGAGCACAACCTCGCGCTCGTCCTGCGGCACGTGCTCGACGCCGCGCTGGCGGGGGAGCCCCCGCCGTCCCGCGCCGACGTCGCCACGGCCACCGGCCTGACGCGCGGGGCGGTCTCGGCGCTCGTCGACCTGCTCGTCGGCGCCCGGCTCGTCGCCGAGCTGCCGCCGCTGACCACCGCCCGGGCCGGGCGACCCGCCGTCCCCCTCGTCCCGGCGTCCGGCACCGTCGTCGGACTCGGCGCCGAGGTCAACGTCGACTACATCGGCGTCCGCGCCGTCGACCTCGCCGGGGACCTCGTGGCCGACCGCACCACGGTCGGGGACTTCCGGCACAGCGACCCCGCGCAGGTCCTCGGTCTGCTCGCCGGCCTCGTCGGCGACGTGCGCGCGTCGCTGCCGGACGGTGCGCGGCTCGCGGGTATGTGCCTGGCCCTGCCCGGGCTCGTCGACCGCGTGACCGGGCCGCTGCGGCTCGCGCCGAACCTCGGCTGGCGGGACGTCGACGTCGTCGCGCTGCTCACCGCGCAGCCGCAGCTCGACGGGCTGTCCGTCCGCCTGGCCAACGAGGCCAACCTCGCCGCGCGCGCGGAGGCCCGCACCGGCGCGGCCGGCCAGTCGTTCCTCTACGTCTCCGGCGAGGTCGGCATCGGTGCCGCGATCGTCCTCGACGGCGAGGTGTTCGCCGGGCGGCACGGGTGGAGCGGCGAGCTCGGTCACACCGTCGTCGACCAGCAGGGCCCCCGCTGCACGTGCGGGGCCCGGGGCTGCCTCGAGCAGTACGCCGGCAAGGACGCGCTGCTCCGGGCGGCCGGCCGGGACGTCGAGGAGCCCGTCGACGCGCTCGTGACCGCCGTCGCCGCGGGGGACGAGCGCGCCGCACGGGCCCTGCGGTCCGCCGGGGACGCGCTGGGCGTCGCGCTCGCCAACTTCGTCAACCTCGTCGACGTCGAGACCATCGTCCTGGGCGGCATCTACGCCCCGCTCGCCCCGTGGCTCACCGACGCCGTCGTCGCCCAGCTCCGCTCCCGCGTCCTCGCGGCCGCGTGGGAGGACGCCCGAGTGGGCGTCGCCGCGGGCGGCTCGCACGCCGCCATGACGGGCGCGGCCGTCGTCGTCCTGCGCGCCGTCGCCGACGACCCCGCCGCCTGGCTGGACCCCCCCACCACTCCCTGACCGGCGCCGCCCCGGGGTCCTCCGGGGTCCTCCCCTCGGAGGCTCCGAACGTGCTCGGTGGTGGGCGCGCGGGATCGTGGTGGTCCGGGGAGCACCACGACGCCCCGTCGGAGCCTCCGACGGCGCGGGACGGGGGAGAGGAGGCGGGGTCGGCGCGGCGGGTGGGGGTGGTGTCGCCTAGAGTCCTCGCCGTGACGGAGCACCTGCGCGACCTGTGGATCGGGACCTACCCCTCGGCCGGCGCGGGGACGCCCGCCGGGGTCGGCGAGGGGGTCTGGCGCGTCGCGCTCGACACGGGCACGGGGCAGCTGGGCGAGCCCGTGCTGGCCGCCGAGTCCCCCGCGCCCTCGTTCCTGGCCGTCGACCGGCAGGCCGGCCTGCTGCTCGCGGTCGGTGAGCACGCCGACGGCACCGTGTCCGCCTTCCGCATCGGGACGGGCGACGACGGCCGGTCGGTCCTGACGCCGGCCGGCACGGCGGCCAGTGGCGGCGACGACCCCTGCCACGTGCTGCTCGACCCGGCGGGTCGCGTCGCGTACGTGGCGAACTACTCCTCCGGGTCGGTGGCGGTCCTGGAGCTCGGCCCGGACGGGCTGGCCGCCGAGGCCCCCGCGCAGGTGCTGGTGCACGACGGCTCCGGCCCGGACGCCGAGCGCCAGGAGGCGTCCCACGCGCACTTCGCCGCCCTGACCCCGGACGGCGCGCACCTGCTGGTGTGCGACCTGGGGACGGACGAGATCCGCCGGTACCGGCGCGACGCGGCCACCGGCCTGCTGACCGAGGACGGGATCGCCGCGGCGCTGCGTGCCGGTTCCGGGCCGCGACACCTGGTGCTCTCCGCGGACGGCCGGATCGCGTACGTCGCGTGCGAGCTCGACGCGACCGTGGCGGTGCTGGCCTGGGACGCCGCGACGGCGTCCGGCCGGGTGGTGCAGCACGTCCCCGCGTCCGAGGACGGCTCCGGTGCGGGGTCCGGCGTCCGGCCGCTGCCGTCCCACATCGACCGCGCGGGCGACCGGGTGCTGGTCGCGACGCGCGGCCCGGACCTGCTCGCGGCCTTCGCGCCCGCGCCGGACGGCACGCTCGCGCCGGCCGGTCAGACCGCGCTGCCCGGCGCCTGGCCCCGGCACTTCGCGGTGGTCGACGGCTGGACCGTGGTGGCGGACGAGCGCGGGGACACGCTGACGGTCCTGCGCGACGGCGCGGTCGTCTCCCGCGCGCCCCTGCCGGCACCGGCCTGCGTCGTGGCGGCATGACCGCCGCCGTCCCGGAGGGCGCACGACGCGCGCTGCCCCCGCTGCTGCCCGGGCCGCACCTGCGGCGCCTCGACGTCATCACGGTCGTCGCGACCTTCGGCGGTCTGCTGTTCGGCTACGACACGGGCGTCATCAACGGGGCGCTCGACCCGATGGTGGCGGACCTCGGCCTCACGCCGGCGACCGAGGGGCTGGTGACGAGCAGCCTCCTGGTCGGCGCGGCGCTCGGTGCGCTGGTCGGCGGGCGGCTCGCGGACCGGCTGGGACGCCGCCGGACCCTGGTCGTGCTGGCGGTGGTGTTCTTCCTCGGGGCGCTGGGCAGCGTCGTGGCGCCGTCGTTCGAGGTCATGGTGCCGATGCGCCTGGTGCTCGGCGCGGCCGTCGGCGGGGCGTCCGTCACGGTGCCGGTCTACCTGGCGGAGCTGGCGCCCACCGAGCGCCGCGGGGCGATCACCGGGCGCAACGAGATCGCCATCGTCGTCGGCCAGCTCGCGGCGTTCGTCGTCAACGCGGTGATCGGCACGGTGTGGTCGGACCACGCGGGGGTGTGGCGGTACATGCTCGCCGTCCAGGCGGTGCCGGCCGTCGCGCTGTTCGCGGGGATGCTGCGGATGCCGGAGTCGCCGCGCTGGCTGCTGGGCCGCGGCCGGGACGAGGACGCGCTCGCGGTGCTGCGGCAGGTGCGCGACCCCGGCCGGGCCGCCGCGGAGCTGCTGGAGGTGCGCGACCTCGTCGAGCTGGAGCGTGCCGAGTCCGCCACGCGCGGCGGCTGGGCCGAGCTCCGGCTGCCGTGGGTGCGCCGCCTGGTGCTGGTCGGGATCGGGGTCGCGGTGGTGAACCAGCTCGGCGGGATCAACGCGGTCATGTACTACGGCACGCAGCTGCTGCGGGAGTCCGGGTTCTCCGGCGACGTGGCGCTGGTCGCGAACGTGCTCAACGGCGTGTTCTCCGTGGTGGGCATGCTGATCGGTCTGCGGGTGATCAACCGAGTCACCCGCCGCTCGCTGCTGCTCGTGGGGCTCACCGGCATCATCGCGTCGCACCTGATGATCGCCCTGTCCTCGGCGGCGCTGCCGGAGGGGCCGGGCCGGTCGGCGGCCGTCACGGCGTTCCTGGTGCTGTTCGTCGGCTTCAACCAGGCGTCCGTCGGGCTGGTCTGCTGGGTGGTCCTGGCGGAGCTCTTCCCGCTGCGGGTGCGCGGCCTCGCGATCGGGCTGTGCGTGTTCTGGAACTGGACGTCGAACGCCGTGATCTCGGGGTTCTTCCCGACGGTCGTCGCGGCGATCGGCGTGAACGGGACGTTCCTCGTGTTCGCCGGGGTCAACGTGCTGTCGTGGCTGTTCGTGCGCTTCGTGCTCCCCGAGACCCGGGACCGGTCGCTGGAGCAGCTCGAGGAGGACTTCCGGGCCGCACGCGCCTGACCTGGGACGCCGGTCCGTCACCCGCGGGCGCGCGCGGCCTGCGTCGCGGCACCTCGAGGATGACGGACAATGGGAGCAGTCCACCGTCCGTCGCCCGCAGGAGCCCGCCGTGCCGCAGCAGCGCATCGCCATGCTGTCGGTGCACACGTCCCCGCTCGACCAGCCGGGGACCGGCGACGCCGGCGGCATGAACGTCTACGTGGCCGAGCTGTCCCGGGCGCTGGCCCGCCGGGGCGCCGCGGTGGAGATCTTCACGCGCGCGACCTCGTCCGCGTCGCCGGAGACGGTGGCGCTCGACGGCACCGGCGACCGGGTGCTCGTGCACCACGTGCCCGCCGGTCCGTACGAGGGGCTCGACAAGAACGACCTGCCCGGCCAGCTGTGCGCCATGGCGGCCGGCGTGCTGCGGCTCGGTGCGACGCGGCCCGCGGGCTGGTTCGACGTCGTGCACTCCCACTACTGGCTGTCGGGCCAGGTGGGCTGGCTCGCGGCGGAGCGGTGGGACGTGCCGCTGGTCCACACCATGCACACGATGGCGCGGGTGAAGAACGCCGCGCTCGCCCCGGGCGACAGCCCCGAACCGGCCACGCGGGTCATCGGCGAGGAGCAGGTGGTCGCGGCCGCGGACGCGCTGGTCGCGAGCACCGCCGAGGAGGCTCACGACCTGGTCGGCATGTACGACGCGGACCCGGAGCAGGTGCACGTGGTGGCGCCCGGGGTGGACCTGCGGACGTTCCGGCCGTGGCCGGGGGACGTCGCGGACCTGCGCCGGGAGCTGGGCCTGCCGGCGGGGCGTGACGTCGTGCTGTTCGCCGGCCGCGTCCAGCCGCTGAAGGCGCCCGACGTGCTGGTGCGGGCGCTCGGCGTGCTGCGCGCGACCGGTCGGCCGCTGCCGCTGCTGGTGGTCCTGGGCGGCCCCAGCGGCCGGGCCTCCGCACTGCGGGAGCTGCAGGCGCTCGCGGCCACGGAGGGCGTCGCGGAGCACGTGCTGTTCCGTCCGCCGGTCCCGCGCCAGGAGCTCGCGCGGTGGTTCGCCGCCGCCGACGTGGTCGCGATGCCGTCGAGGTCGGAGTCCTTCGGCCTGGTCGCGGTCGAGGCGCAGGCCGTGGGCACACCCGTCGTCGCGTCGGCGGTCGGCGGGCTGCGGTCCGTGGTGCAGGACGGCGTGTCCGGTCGTCAGGTCCGCGGCCACGACCCGGCGGTGTGGGCCGACGCGCTCGCGGCGACGCTCGCCGACCCGGCGGTGCGCGGACCGTGGCGCCGGGGCGCGCGACGGGTGGCCGAGCAGTACGGCTGGGACGCGACGGCCGAGCAGGTGCTCAAGGTCTACGCGCTGGCGTCCGAGCGGCGCGCACGCCTCGCGGTCTGACGCGCGCGAGCGGGGACGACCGCGGCGCGGCGCCCGGGCGGGCCGTCGGCCGTCGCGGTCAGGCCCCCGCCTCCACCGGCTCCAGCACCAGCACCGGGATCACGCGGTCGGTCCGCCGCTGGTAGTCCGCGTAGTCCGGGTAGGCGGCGACGGCCCGTTCCCACCAGAGCTCCCGCTCGGCACCCGTGACCTCGCGCGCCACGTAGTCGCGCCGGGTGGGCCCGTCCTGCAGCTCGACGTGCGGGTCGGTCCGCAGGTTCCGGTACCAGACGGGGTGCTGCGGCGCGCCGCCGAGCGACGCCACGACCGCGTACGTGCCGTCGTGCTCGACGCGCATCAGCGGGATCTTGCGGACCTTCCCGGACGTCGCGCCCCGCATGGTGACGACCACGACGGGCATCCCGCGCAGCGTCGTGCCCTGCGTCCCGCCGGAGCTCTCGTACAGCTCGACCTGCTCGCGGGTCCGGGTGTCGGTGCTCGGTGCGTACTCTCCGGTGATCGGCATGCCCGCGACAACGCGCACCGCGGCGCCGGTGTTCCGCGGGCCGAACGTCCCCCGACGCGTCGCGAGCGCGTGCGGCAGGATGGGACCCATGACCTACACCCTCGTTCTGCTCCGCCACGGCGAGAGCGAATGGAACGCCAAGAACCTGTTCACCGGCTGGGTCGACGTCGCGCTGTCCGAGAAGGGCGTCGCGGAGGCCAAGCGCGGCGGCACCCTGCTGACCGACGCGGGTGTGCTCCCGGACGTCGTGCACACCTCGCTGCTGCGTCGCGCGATCATGACCGCGAACTACGCGCTCGACACCGCCGACCGCCTCTGGATCCCGGTCAAGCGCTCGTGGCGCCTGAACGAGCGCCACTACGGCGACCTGCAGGGCAAGGACAAGAAGCAGACCCTGCAGCAGTACGGCGAGGAGCAGTTCATGCTCTGGCGCCGGTCGTACGACGTGCCGCCGCCGGACATCGAGCTCGGCTCGGAGTTCTCGCAGGACCAGGACCCGCGCTACGCCGGTGAGCCGATCCCGCGGGCGGAGGCGCTGAAGCAGGTGCTCGAGCGCGCGCTGCCGTACTGGCAGTCGGACATCGTGCCGGACCTGCAGGCCGGGAAGACCACCCTGGTGGCCGCGCACGGCAACTCGATCCGCGCGATCGTGAAGTACCTCGACGACGTGGACGACGCGACGATCGCCGGGATCAACATCCCGACGGGCATCCCGCTCGTGTACCACCTGGACGAGGAGACGCTGAAGCCCACGAACCCGGGCGGCACGTACCTCGACCCGGACGCCGCGGCGGAGGCCATCGCCGCGGTCGCCAACCAGGGCCGCTGAGCCCCGGTCCCCGCACGCACGAGGGCCCGGTCCGACAGTCGTCGGACCGGGCCCTCGTGGTGTCCCCGCCGGACGAGGCGGGCGGCGGGGTCAGCGCGTCGTGGCGGAGCGCTCCGCGGCGAACTCGCCGGTCACGAGGAACACGATGCGCCGGGCGACGGACACGGCGTGGTCCCCGAACCGCTCGTAGTACCTCCCGACCAGCGTGACGTCGATGGTCTGCTGCGGCGTGCCCGTCCAGGAGCCGCCGAGCAGGACGCGGAACGTCTCCTCGTGCAGGCTGTCGAGCAGGTCGTCGTCCCGCTCGATGCCCTCGGCCTCGGCGAGGTCGTGCGTGGTGAGCACCTGCGTGGTGCGCTGGGCGACCCGCACCGCCGCGGCGTTCATCTCGGTGAACACGCCGACCAGCGCCGGGTCGATCGCCCCGTGGGGGTAGCGGGCCCGCGCCACCTGGGCGACGTGCCGCGCGAGGTCGCCCATGCGCTCCAGGGTGGCGCTCATCCGCAGCGCCGACACGACGACCCGCAGGTCCGTGGCGACCGGCTGCTGCTGGGCGAGCAGCAGGACGCAGCGCTCGTCCAGGTCGCGCTCCAGGGCGTCGATCGCCAGGTCGTCGGCGATGACGGTCTCGGCGAGCGCCAGGTCCTGGCGCAGCAACGCCTCCCCGGCCGCCGCGATCGCGTGCTCGACCCGCCGGCTCATCGCGACCAGGTCGTCACCGAGCTGCTTGAGCTCGGCGTCGAAGATCTCCCGCATGGCTTCCTCTCGTCCGCGCGTGCGCGCGTCTGGGCACAGAACAGTCCGGGTGCCACGCTCGCACGACCAGGTGAACGCCGCGGTGAACGCCGGGTCGCCCCCAGGTGAACGGCGGTGAACTCTGGACGCGGTGCGGCGTGGCGGGGGCGCGGACGGCCCGTGGCACCCCCGCGGCGACCGTACGCTGACGACGTGGAGGGTCTCAACGGCTTCGTCGTGCTGCTCGCCGGCGCGCTCGGCCTGGTGACGGGCATCGGCGCGACGCTGGCGTTCCGGTGGAGCGAGCGCGCGCAGCACACGCTGCCCGAGCCGCCGGAGCGCGAGCTCGACGACGGCCTGGTACGGGTGCTGGCCGTGCTGCGGTCAGCGGCGGTGGTGCTCGACGACGACGACCGGGTGGTGCGCGCGAGCCCGCCCGCGTACGCGCTGAACGTCGTGCGGGACGGCGCCGTGGTGCACCCCGCAGTGCGGGACCTCATCGCGGACGTGCGGCGGACCGGCGTCATCCGGGACGAGGAGCTGGAGCTGCCCCGGGGGCCGCTCGGCCCGGGGACGCTGATGCTGCAGGTGCGGGTCGCGCAGGTCGGTCCGGGGCTGCTGCTGGTGCTGGCGGAGGACCGGACGCAGGCCCGGCGGCTGGAGGCGATCCGCCGCGACTTCGTGGTGAACGTGTCCCACGAGCTGAAGACCCCGGTGGGTGCCCTGTCGCTGCTCGCCGAGACGGTGCAGGACGCCGCGGACGACCCGGTGGCGGTCCGGCGGTTCGCGGGCCGCATGGTCGGGGAGTCCGCCCGGCTGTCCGCGTTGGTGCACGAGATCCTCGAGCTGTCGCGGCTGCAGGTGGCCGGCGCGCTGCAGGACATCGCCGTGGTGGACGTCGACGGGGTCGTGGCGGAGGCCGTGGACCGTGCGCGGACCGGCGCGGCGGCCAAGGAGATGGCGTTCGACGTCGGTGGCGAGACGGGCGCGCAGGTGTTCGGCGACCACACGATGCTGGTCCAGGCCGTGCGGAACCTCCTCGACAACGCCGTGTCGTACTCCCCGGCGGGCACCCACGTCGGCGTCGGCGTGCGGACGTGCGACGGCCTCGTCGAGATCGCCGTCGTGGACCAGGGCATCGGCATCTCCGCCGAGGAGCAGGAGCGCGTGTTCGAGCGGTTCTACCGCGTGGACCCGGCGCGCAGCCGCGACACCGGGGGCACCGGCCTGGGCCTGTCGATCGTCAAGCACGTCGCGGCGGACCACGGCGGCGACGTGCAGGTGTGGTCGCAGCCGGGCCGCGGGTCGACCTTCACGCTGCGGCTGCCCGAGGCCGCGCGCCCGGACGGTGCGGAGCCTGCCGCGCCGGACACCGCCGTGACGGAGCCCGGCGCGCCCGCGGGCGAGACCGCGCCGCCCGCCGCGTCCACCCCGGCGGCCTCGTCCACCCCGGCGGCCCCGGGGCCCGGCCCGGCCCCCCCCCCCCTGACCGTGCCCGCCCGCGCGGACGGCCCCGCCCGGCCCGCCGACCCCACCCCGGAGGACTGACCCCGTGACCCGCATCCTGCTCGTCGAGGACGAGGAGTCGTACCGCGACCCGCTGGCGTACCTGCTGGGCCGCGAGGGCTTCGAGGTCACCACCGCCGCGACCGGCCCGGACGCCCTGGCCGCGTTCGACGCCGAGGGCGCGGACCTCGTCCTGCTCGACCTCATGCTCCCGGGGCTGTCCGGCACGGAGGTCTGCCGCCAGCTCCGGGCGCGCAGCGACGTGCCGGTGATCATGCTGACCGCGAAGGACGGCGAGATCGACAAGGTCGTCGGCCTGGAGCTCGGGGCGGACGACTACGTCACGAAGCCGTACTCGTCGCGCGAGCTCCTGGCCCGCGTGCGCGCGGTGCTGCGCCGGCGCCAGGCACCGGCGGCCGTGACGCCCGCCGTGGACGACGACGAGGACGAGGGCGTGCTGGCGGCGGGTCCGGTGCGCATGGACGTCGAGCGGCACACCGTCACGGTCGGCGACCGCACCGTCGCGTTCCCGCTGAAGGAGTTCGAGCTGCTCGAGCTGCTGCTGCGCAACGCCGGCCGGGTCCTCACCCGGGGGCAGCTCATCGACCGCGTGTGGGGCACGGACTACGTGGGGGACACCAAGACCCTCGACGTCCACGTGAAGCGGGTGCGTGCGAAGATCGAGCCGGACCCCGCGAACCCCACGCTGCTCGTGACGGTCCGCGGCCTCGGCTACAAGCTGCTCGACGACGAGCCCGCGTAGCCGCCGCCGGGGGCGCCGCGGCGGGCGCCGCCAGGATTGGCCGGTCGTTCACCTGGGGTTCACCGGGCGACGGAGGGCTGGTCACCTCCGCTCCTTAGCGTCGGCGTCAGGTCGCGCACAGACGGGTGCGCGCCGCGTCACGACAGGACGGAACAACGTGAAGCTCAACCGCGGTCGTACGGGTGCCCTCGCCCTCGCCGGCGTCGTCGCCCTCTCCCTCACGGCATGTGGTTCGGACGACCCGACCGGCTCCGGCTCGACCGACGGCACCGACACCGGCTCCGAGACCTCGCTGTCCGGCGAGCTCGTCGGTGCGGGCGCCTCGTCGCAGGAGTCCGCCATGGAGGCCTGGCGTGCCGGTTTCCAGAGCGCGAACCCCGACGTCACCGTCTCGTACGACCCCGTCGGCTCCGGCGGCGGCCGCACGTCCTTCCTCGACGGCTCCGTCACGTTCGCCGGCTCGGACGCCGCGCTGGACGAGGAGGAGCTGGCGCAGGCGAAGGACCGCTGCTTCGGCGCGAACGCCGTGGACCTGCCGGTCTACATCTCCCCGATCGCCGTGGTCTTCAACCTCGAGGGCGTCGACACGCTGAACCTGTCGGCGGAGACCATCGCCAACATCTTCAACGGCACCATCACGACGTGGGACGCGCCGGAGATCGCCGAGGCGAACCCGGACGTCACGCTGCCGAGCACCGCCATCACGCCGGTGCACCGCTCCGACGAGTCGGGCACCACCGAGAACTTCACCGAGTACCTGGCGGCCGCCTCGAACGACGCCTGGACCGAGGAGCCCTCCGGTGACTGGCCGATCGACGGCGGCGAGTCGGGCGCGCAGACCTCCGGCCTGATCCAG is a window encoding:
- a CDS encoding phosphoglyceromutase, with product MTYTLVLLRHGESEWNAKNLFTGWVDVALSEKGVAEAKRGGTLLTDAGVLPDVVHTSLLRRAIMTANYALDTADRLWIPVKRSWRLNERHYGDLQGKDKKQTLQQYGEEQFMLWRRSYDVPPPDIELGSEFSQDQDPRYAGEPIPRAEALKQVLERALPYWQSDIVPDLQAGKTTLVAAHGNSIRAIVKYLDDVDDATIAGINIPTGIPLVYHLDEETLKPTNPGGTYLDPDAAAEAIAAVANQGR
- the phoU gene encoding phosphate signaling complex protein PhoU, with the protein product MREIFDAELKQLGDDLVAMSRRVEHAIAAAGEALLRQDLALAETVIADDLAIDALERDLDERCVLLLAQQQPVATDLRVVVSALRMSATLERMGDLARHVAQVARARYPHGAIDPALVGVFTEMNAAAVRVAQRTTQVLTTHDLAEAEGIERDDDLLDSLHEETFRVLLGGSWTGTPQQTIDVTLVGRYYERFGDHAVSVARRIVFLVTGEFAAERSATTR
- a CDS encoding cell wall metabolism sensor histidine kinase WalK, whose protein sequence is MEGLNGFVVLLAGALGLVTGIGATLAFRWSERAQHTLPEPPERELDDGLVRVLAVLRSAAVVLDDDDRVVRASPPAYALNVVRDGAVVHPAVRDLIADVRRTGVIRDEELELPRGPLGPGTLMLQVRVAQVGPGLLLVLAEDRTQARRLEAIRRDFVVNVSHELKTPVGALSLLAETVQDAADDPVAVRRFAGRMVGESARLSALVHEILELSRLQVAGALQDIAVVDVDGVVAEAVDRARTGAAAKEMAFDVGGETGAQVFGDHTMLVQAVRNLLDNAVSYSPAGTHVGVGVRTCDGLVEIAVVDQGIGISAEEQERVFERFYRVDPARSRDTGGTGLGLSIVKHVAADHGGDVQVWSQPGRGSTFTLRLPEAARPDGAEPAAPDTAVTEPGAPAGETAPPAASTPAASSTPAAPGPGPAPPPLTVPARADGPARPADPTPED
- a CDS encoding response regulator transcription factor; its protein translation is MTRILLVEDEESYRDPLAYLLGREGFEVTTAATGPDALAAFDAEGADLVLLDLMLPGLSGTEVCRQLRARSDVPVIMLTAKDGEIDKVVGLELGADDYVTKPYSSRELLARVRAVLRRRQAPAAVTPAVDDDEDEGVLAAGPVRMDVERHTVTVGDRTVAFPLKEFELLELLLRNAGRVLTRGQLIDRVWGTDYVGDTKTLDVHVKRVRAKIEPDPANPTLLVTVRGLGYKLLDDEPA
- the pstS gene encoding phosphate ABC transporter substrate-binding protein PstS produces the protein MKLNRGRTGALALAGVVALSLTACGSDDPTGSGSTDGTDTGSETSLSGELVGAGASSQESAMEAWRAGFQSANPDVTVSYDPVGSGGGRTSFLDGSVTFAGSDAALDEEELAQAKDRCFGANAVDLPVYISPIAVVFNLEGVDTLNLSAETIANIFNGTITTWDAPEIAEANPDVTLPSTAITPVHRSDESGTTENFTEYLAAASNDAWTEEPSGDWPIDGGESGAQTSGLIQAVQGGEGTIGYADASKAGDLGIVSLGVGDSFVAPTEEAAAAALDVSPRDETREDGDIVIAIDRETTAEGAYPLILASYLVVCQAYDTQEDVDLVKAFATYVASAEGQSASESAAGSAPISDTLRADVQASIDAISLAS